The nucleotide window GTCTGGGAAACAGCCTGGTAGACCTCTTATATATTTTTGATGAACCCAGTATCGGACTTCATCCGAAAGATCTGCAGAACATCATCACCATCATACAGCAGATCAGAGATAAGGGAAATTCTGTTTTAATTGTAGAGCATGATCCTGACCTGATCAAAATGGCTGACCGGGTTATTGATATTGGTCCCGGTTCAGGAAGAAATGGAGGGGAGGTGGTGTATGACGGAACATTTAAAAATTTAAAAAATTCGGCTGGCAAAACAGGTTCTTATTTCGCAAAGAAACCTTCCATCAAACAAGAATTCAGAAAACCTGATGGTTATCTGGAAATTAAAAATGCCAACAGGTATAATCTTAAAAACGTGACTGTAAAAATCCCGACCGGAATAATGACCGTTGTAACCGGAGTGGCAGGATCCGGTAAAAGTACTCTGATTAATCGTATTTTACCTGAGCTTTATCCGGATGTGACCATTATTGATCAGTCGTTGTTCGCTGCAAGTGCCCGCTCCAATTTGCTTACTTATCTCGGAATATCGGATACTGTTCGTAAGCTTTTTACACAATCTAATAAGGTTTCAGACAAGCTGTTCAGCAGAAATAGTGAAGGAGCCTGTAAAAACTGTAAAGGATTGGGAATAGAAAAAATTGACCTTGCTTTTATGGATGATATTGAACAGCCGTGTGAGGTTTGTGGCGGTTCAGGATTTGATCCCGACGTGCTGAAGTATACATACCATGGAAAAACAATTGCAGAAGTTATGAACATGACGGTTTCTGAGGCCGTTGATTTTTTTAAAGAAGAATTTGTTCTTAAAAATTTTGATCTTCTGATAAAGCTGGGACTTGATTATCTGACATTAGGACAAAGGCTGGACAGCTTTTCCGGAGGCGAAAGACAACGCCTGAAACTGACAAGGGAACTGAAAAATACCAATCAGATTATTATTCTGGATGAACCAAGCACAGGGCTGCATCCAAGCGATACCCAAAAGCTGCTTACATTTTTTAACGGTCTTGTAGATCATAGTAATACGCTGATTGTTATCGAACACAATCTTGATATTATTTCGCAGGCAGACTGGATTATTGATATGGGGCCCGGTGCAGGGAAATTTGGAGGAGAAGTATTGTTTGAAGGAACTCCTACGGATCTTTTGAAAAATAAAACATCATTCACCGCAGAGTTTTTGAGGAAACATATTCAGTGAAAGAAATGAAAAATAAAGAGTATTAGAATGAGCTTTACTTTATAAGAATGAAATTAAATTTTAACGCAAAGTCTAAGAGATAATTTTTTACTTTTAAGGTAGCAAAGATTTGCAGCAAGCTGCTTAAAAAGCTTGTGGGTAAAAATTTAGCTCCATCGGTTGATTGCAAATCAACTCTTTCTTTGCTTCCTAAAATATTGCTACCGTTAGAATCAACTTTGCGTTGAAAAGCTATTAAGATTATAAACCATTAAGAATAATGAAAAAATGAAGAGTATTAAGATGGGCAACCTGTCATTGCGAACCAAAGGTGAAGCAATCTCATACTTGTAACTCAACTTAATACTCTTAAAACCTTATATCAGCCTTAATGGTTCAAAATTCTTTTATTTTTTAGCCTTTACCGCAGATTGTATTGCTTTTTCAACCATTCTCCAGTCATAATAATGAAATACTCTGCCATTGCTCATCGCAACAAAAACGCCTTTTGGAAATTTCGGACCTAAGTTAACATTGGTCACTTCAGAACCGTCACTTTCCAGTGTAGAAACAGGGATTTCTGCAATTCTTCCCTTAGATTGATCTTCCCTTAAATAGACATTGAAAGTATCATTCTGCTGATTGGAAACCAGAATATATCCTTTCCCTTTGGAAGTAGGATAGATCGAAATTCCTTCCACATCAGATGTAAAATCGCCTTTTCCGAAAACGGATAATTCTTCATTTCCTTTTTCCGGATCAGCATAATATTTGTGAACCCCGAACTGCTCATCAGAATAATAGATATAACCCATTTCGTCATCTACAGCAATGCTTTCGATCTCTTTCAGACCGCTGTATTTCCCAAATTTCCGTACCACTTCTCCGGTGATGGAACCGTTTTTTTCAGAAAGTTTATATTGCCATAAGTACCCGTCAGCCGGACCTGATTTCCTTCCCACAATGACAAATATTTCTTCTGTCTGTGGATTTTTATACATTGAAATTCCCATCGGGCCACGTGCTGTTTCTCCTTCAAATACAGAGATTTCTCCCACTTCTTTCAGTTCGGGAAGAGAATATAATTTTACTGTATTGGTTTCTCTTTCAGTGACTGCTGCAATATCGGTTTTTTTTCCATTTAAAATAAAACCATATTCAAGATCAACATTGT belongs to Chryseobacterium gleum and includes:
- a CDS encoding ATP-binding cassette domain-containing protein — encoded protein: MENIEITNARQNNLKNISIKIPKYRIVVFTGVSGSGKSSLVFETIGAEAQRQINETQNSFIRNRLQHYGLPDVDKIENLNVPIIINQKRLGGNARSTVGTAADVSASLRLLFSRMGEPFVGYSNVFSFNHPQGMCLECEGLGFVQTLNVNALIDHEKSLHEGAVRFPTFQPGGWRLTRYTLSGYFDNDKKLKDFTDKEWETLLYAPEHKPKHPHKEWGKTVKYEGIVPRIEKAFLKKDSKENITRKDALKNIVITKTCPSCNGKRLNEKILSCKIQGMNIADCMALSVDELLEFITSLDAGAYEVIIKELSAKLQNIITIGLQYLTLDRSTNTLSGGESQRIKMVRSLGNSLVDLLYIFDEPSIGLHPKDLQNIITIIQQIRDKGNSVLIVEHDPDLIKMADRVIDIGPGSGRNGGEVVYDGTFKNLKNSAGKTGSYFAKKPSIKQEFRKPDGYLEIKNANRYNLKNVTVKIPTGIMTVVTGVAGSGKSTLINRILPELYPDVTIIDQSLFAASARSNLLTYLGISDTVRKLFTQSNKVSDKLFSRNSEGACKNCKGLGIEKIDLAFMDDIEQPCEVCGGSGFDPDVLKYTYHGKTIAEVMNMTVSEAVDFFKEEFVLKNFDLLIKLGLDYLTLGQRLDSFSGGERQRLKLTRELKNTNQIIILDEPSTGLHPSDTQKLLTFFNGLVDHSNTLIVIEHNLDIISQADWIIDMGPGAGKFGGEVLFEGTPTDLLKNKTSFTAEFLRKHIQ
- a CDS encoding phytase, producing MKNIHYILALSVLPFVINCSGQHQLTEKLKPTVITETVVHDTDDPAIWINPQDASKSIIIGTDKDTDGGLYAFDLNGKIINKVLGLKRPNNVDLEYGFILNGKKTDIAAVTERETNTVKLYSLPELKEVGEISVFEGETARGPMGISMYKNPQTEEIFVIVGRKSGPADGYLWQYKLSEKNGSITGEVVRKFGKYSGLKEIESIAVDDEMGYIYYSDEQFGVHKYYADPEKGNEELSVFGKGDFTSDVEGISIYPTSKGKGYILVSNQQNDTFNVYLREDQSKGRIAEIPVSTLESDGSEVTNVNLGPKFPKGVFVAMSNGRVFHYYDWRMVEKAIQSAVKAKK